GATAATTTCCTTTTTGAAAAAGTTGATACGAAAAATAAAGAAATGTTAAACTAAAAAGCACTACAATTCCGGTAAACGATTCCAATATAAAAAGGAATATTACCAACCAAACCATTGCCAACACCTGAATACCTTTTACAAAAAATTTAGCTCCTTCATTTTTTATAAAATACAAGAGTGTAAACACCGAAAGGCATATTAAGAGTGCTAAACGAATGTGTGAAATAAGGATGGAGATGTCGCGAGTTTGGGTTACCGGACGATGAATAAATCCAAGCAAAACAGCACAGCTAACAAGTGTAGAAAGAATTACAGCTGCAACAAATATTTTTAATAAAGTAAATAATTGTGTTTGACTTAAGGGTTTACTGCTGCTAAAAATTAATGGAAACAAAAGCAACGGAAGCTTGATTCGCAAATCGTTAAAGGCATACTGAAAATCGCTGGTATAGAAAAGTCCAAGAAGATGCAATACATAAACAGAGCTCCAGAGCAGTGCAATTTTATTGTCGAAAAAAAGTTGAAATTTTTGTTTAAAATCACCCCCAACAATCCAAGCTCCCACAATAAAAAAAAGAGAAAGACCAGTCAAAAATTTTGAAAGCGGTAAACCTACCGCCATCAAAATTAAACCAAAGTAATACAGCGAAAATGCATGCTTCTTTAAAAACTTCATACCTTATGAAATCAATCTTATTGCTTTTAAATAAGAAGTAGCTTGCACGGACGAATTATTTTTTTTCCTTGGTGATTTCAGGGTCTTTGTATTTCCCGGCTAATACCGAAACATAAAGCGTTTGGTCTTTTATTACCTCAATAGCTTTTTTTACTTCCTCATCATTTGCCAAACTCGCTTCTATTTTTCCTTTTTGAAAATAGTACCTTGAAACAATTTCATTTTCGATTAGCTCTTTTATCTCCGCTTTAAAATTCATTAAATCTTCGGTTTTGTGGTGCATCATTTTTGCTTTTAATGCATCAAATTCTTTTTCCGCAACATCAAAATACTTCTCTTCCGTTGCAGTTTCTTTCAACTCTTTTATAAGCTTTTCGCTGCGGGTAGTGTAATCGTAATCTTTATCAGAAATAAAGGCCATAAATTCTTCATATTCCGCTTCAGTTAATCTAAAAACCTTAGCAGGGGCAATGCTTGCATGCTCTCTTCGATACTTGGTGGCATAATCAAAAATGAGCGCTTTATTCTCTAAGCTGATGGCAATTTTACTGTAGTTTTTTGGAGTAATCGCGATGTCAGGCTTAATTCCTCCTCCGTCATATACGGGTCTGCCACCTTTGGTTTTGAAAAGTGTAATGAGCGAATCAGGAACTTTTCCAACACTTCCATCTTCGTTGCGATTGGAATAATCCAATGCCTGAATACAGCGTCCGCTAGGGATGTAATATTTTGCTGTAGTAACTTTTAAGGCGGCATTATAACTTAGTGTATGCGTGGCCTGCACCAATCCTTTTCCAAAAGTGCGTTGTCCAACAATTACCGCTCTGTCTAAATCCTGCAATGCACCCGAAACAATTTCGGAGGCGGACGCCGAGCCACTATTTACCAAAAGTGTGATCGGCAAATTTACATCCACAGGATTATTTACAGCTTTATACAATTTGTTCCACTCTTGTACTTTTCCTTTTGTGCTTACAATATCTTGCCCTTTATCCACAAATAAATTCGAAATATTTATGGCTTCATTAAGCAAACCACCCGGGTTCCCGCGCAAATCGAAAATAATTCCTTTTAAGCTCGGATTTTTATCTTTCAATTCTGTAAATGCTTTTTTCACTTCAGCCGATGCATCATCTGTAAAGCTGGTGAGGCGCATGTATCCTACATTATCGTCTACCATTCCAAAGTACGGTACACTTTTTACTTTAATTTCTTCGCGGGTGAGTA
The sequence above is a segment of the Bacteroidota bacterium genome. Coding sequences within it:
- a CDS encoding S41 family peptidase; its protein translation is MKPVLKKIRNYFFVLLFAASIFGSFSFVDNYFEVSKNLDIFATLFREVNMYYVDETKPGDLMKKGMDAMLESLDPYTNYIPESEIEDYRFMTTGQYGGIGSLIRKRKDQIVISEPYEGYPAYKADLRAGDIILEIDGKSIKGKNQDDISKVLKGQPNTSVKLLIQRDGEKAPIEKVLTREEIKVKSVPYFGMVDDNVGYMRLTSFTDDASAEVKKAFTELKDKNPSLKGIIFDLRGNPGGLLNEAINISNLFVDKGQDIVSTKGKVQEWNKLYKAVNNPVDVNLPITLLVNSGSASASEIVSGALQDLDRAVIVGQRTFGKGLVQATHTLSYNAALKVTTAKYYIPSGRCIQALDYSNRNEDGSVGKVPDSLITLFKTKGGRPVYDGGGIKPDIAITPKNYSKIAISLENKALIFDYATKYRREHASIAPAKVFRLTEAEYEEFMAFISDKDYDYTTRSEKLIKELKETATEEKYFDVAEKEFDALKAKMMHHKTEDLMNFKAEIKELIENEIVSRYYFQKGKIEASLANDEEVKKAIEVIKDQTLYVSVLAGKYKDPEITKEKK